The DNA segment GACCCAGTAACATTCAGATGCACTGATGGACACCCCTGCACCTCTTGCTCATATATTCCACCCTGACACCCGTGAGCAAGCCTGTGGGTCCTTTCTCCCTGTCTGCCTGGCTGAGACCACTCCCCTGGTGCTGCCTCCCATGTGACCCCCTCTTGGCATGCAGTGACTCCATCTCTTTAGGACCTACCATCTCTTTAGGATTGGAATACACTGTTTTCCTGAACCTAtcctttgtctcttctttttatttatttatttaatttttgagatagagtctcgctctgttgcccaggctggagtgcagtggcacgatcttggctcactgcaacctccacctcacgggttcaagtaattctcctgtctcagcttcccgagtagttgggactacaggcacatgccaccgtgcccagctaatttttgtatatatatttttagtagagttggggtttcaccatattggtcaggctggtcttgaactactgacctcaggtgatccacccacctcggcctcacaaagtgctacgattacaagcatgagccaccgtgcccacccgcCTTTGCCTCTTCTTGTGGCTGTGCCTGACGGACCATCTGACGATCtcataatatatgtacatatacacacacaaaacacagacCCCATACCAGGCCACCTGGGTTCTTTTTCCACAAATCTATGTCAACATGAGTATTGAGACCCAGAAAATCCTGGCAGACAGCCACGTCTTCTATTTACGCTGACTGGAAACAAACTCACATTTTCAGCGAGTGGGACAGGAGAAGCAAGTGCCTAAGAAGTGTTGGGTCTTGGTGGCTGGAAAAACCACATGTCCCAGAATTCTGCCCATTAGGTTGGTCAACATTACTGGGAAAAGCGACTTGAGGGCTCCTCCCTCAGTGGGGAAAAGTGGATGCCCCTTGCCTTAGCGTAAGATGGATGAACTGGCGCTTCTCTCCTGACCCCGCTCTTCCAGCTGAGAACCATCACAAGGGAGGGGGCAGTTCTACAGGTGAAGCCTGGGAGGGAAGAATGAGTGAGAGGGTGGAGCCCCAGAGGTAATTCCTAAAGGCTGAGAGTAACTAAGGGGCTTTGGGTAGCCTGAGGGTATTAGAGGCTCAGGGCTCTTGGAGTTGGAAAGGGAATAGAGACAGAGCCAGATGAGTGCCCAAAACTACCTTGTCAACTTAGACTTCAGAGGGCTCATCTCGCACCTGCCTCCAAACCCTCTCTTCTGAATTTCAAGGTGGAAGGAAAACTGTCTTTCTGTGACAGCATCTTCCCCTCTTTGGAAATCTTATTTGACATGGTTATTTGACTCATGTTCCCTTTGGTTATAACATTCATTTGGTCAGTTCAACCTGTTTAAGCTTCTGTCCAGAGCCAAACTCTGCTTAGAGTAACAAGGAAACACCCTAAGTGGTCCTCGTGGGGCTGGTGCAAGAACCAGCTTCTCCGGGAGACACACCCAAGGAGCTTGGCTTCCCTCGGCCCCCGCCCCACTGCTCACCCAAGCTGGGATTCCCCGCTCTCTGCCTCATTTCCTTCTCACTTTGCTGCTAAACTAGCCACAATAAATCAAGAATCTGAAGTCTGCAAAGAAAAGGATCAGGgaatctctatgaaaaattagcAAAATGGGTGTTTGGGGACATTTTTTATTGTGCATGGGGACACTCTCAGTAGGGTGTATGATTATTTTGATTCTAATGCTGATAGTCTCACATTACAACTGaaagctaattttgtagtttgaaGTGGTTGATACCACAGACTTCCATGATACCTAACATGGCTAAGAGCCAAATTTCATCATTGCCCAAAAGTGATCAGGCTCCTGAATGATCATATGACCATTTGGAGTCTGAACAGGTATTTATGAGTCCAGACTTCTGTTTCTAAGACTCTATCAAGAGAGAGATTTGGGGAAAGTTTTGGTTTACGATAATGAAGTATCAGGCTGAGTATGTGCCCCCCAAGTCCCTTCCTTCTTTACAAACCCACAGTGGATTAATCATCCACGAATCTATGTGTCTAGTGTAAAGAATTCATCtagttttttattctttgatttaTCTTTTGGGATAAAACTCATTTTTCCCCATGGACAGACAGTTTAGAGACTGGAAAGAACAAAAGAGATAGCTCTTTGAGAATGATTTAGTATAATTTATTAAGATAAGTGTTGCTTTGTGTATACAAATATACCCAGGCAGCAGTAAAAACAGCACAGAAATGAAGGCAACCTTAGAGGCATTTCAAGGTCTAACTATCTTCACTCCATTTTGTTGAGGTCATGACTTGAGTTATAATCAACATAGAAGGCTGCatggttgttatttttgttggtgATGATGATTAAATGCAGGCAGAATCACAGAAAACTATAGAAATGTGAAATACTCACGGGCAGGTGACAGGTTCAGGTCATGCTTGTGTCCTATTAGTCAGTGGCAGCCAGAAGGGGAAAGCTTACCTACAGCAGTTACCTGCAGCAGCTGCCAGAGGCTGAGGGCCCTACCTAACAGCAGCATTGCTTCTGGCAGCAGCACTTCTGCTGGCAACAGCCCTTCCTACAGCTGCAGCCACATGAGTGGCAGGTGCGGCGGTAGCAGCAGATCACGGGTGTGCTGCAACAGCCCCCACAGCAGCCGCGGCAGCAGGGACAGCAGCTGGAGCAGCAGCCCACCCGGTAGCACCTGCAGGTGGTGTAGCTGCCACAGCCGCCGCCACAGccaccaccacagccaccacagccaccaccacagccaccacAACTTCCACAACCACAGCAGCCCATGGTGTCAGTAGAGAGGATGCGGCTGAAGTGAAGAAGGAGGACTCAGGAGAGGTGATGAGGTCTGATGCCTCCTTCTCCTGGGGGAGGCCCTTATATACCAACTCTGGAGACAGGAGAGGGAAGGCACATGACCACTTCCTTGTTGTCATTTGACTTGATGTACATGGAAGAATCCCTCCATCTCATATTGACTTTCCTTTCAGACATCTTTGTCTTCActacttttttggttttgtttatttttttcataaaactaTATGCCAGTATAAGTTAAAAAGGCCTAAAAGTTCTAGGGAAGCATTCTGGGAGCTGAGGTGTGGTGAGGCTGTCCTTAGTAATGAcagccttctccttcttcctaaGATGCCCTGGGAATACGCGCCATGTGCATAGGTCCATGAGTTGTTAGCAGGGCTTACAAACCCCACACAGCACCAGGCAGTCCCTGCACTGAACAATCTGAGAGCTTCTCAGCGATAGGTACAGTGATATTGAAGGCACAGTCCCTGACTTCAAAGGGCTTGCAATAGTAAGTAACAACGCAAGCTGGGAGGTGTAAATGGCCACAGATTCAAAGGTCACTGCCAAAGTCAGATGCTGTCATCCCATTTATTGACCAGTGAAGGCACTGGGgctgctccctccctcctcatTTGAAGCACATCATTGTGATTTGTCTTCTGCACACCAGGTCTTAATGATTATttcaaaagcagaaatcaatcCTCTTAGGAGTCTGCATTTTGGTGATGTAATTCTTGGTCTGGTtcactgtaaactccacctcccggttttaagcgattctcctgcctcagcctcccgagtagctgggattacaggcatgtgccaccatgcctggctgatttttgtatttttagtagagacagagtttcaccatgttggccaggctggtctcgaactcctgagttcaagcaatcctcctgccttggcctcccaaagtgctgggattacaggcacgaggcaCGGCGCCCGGCCAGGAATTCATTTTTGTCCTTGATTAGGTGATGTCAATTGATGGCTGAGAGAAAAAAGTCTGTGCTAAAtagcctggcctgggctccctaGAGAGCAGGCTCTTGGGCTATTGGGAGAGCGCAGGGTGGGAACATCGAGGGACACATGGTCCAGAGGTCAGAGAAGCTTGCTGAGCTGAATGAAGGCCCAGCATGGGGAGGAAAGGAGTTTATGGCTCCAAGGAGAAGCCTGTGGCTGTGGATCATGGTGGAGTGTGAGTATTTGTGACCAACAAGAAGCCTgtaaaaaaggcaagaaaaatatgAGTGCAAGCAGGGTCTTCTCCATGCATGCTGAGGTAGAGGCTTCTGGCGATCAGTCAGTGCTCAGCAGACAGCAGTCAGCATCTCTGCTGCAGACGAGATCATCCTCCAACTCATTTTGTAACAGGCTCGCTGCGCAAAGCCTGTTTTCCCAACTTGGTAAAATTGTTCTTCAGAAATTTGAGCAAGAGAAAGTGCTGCCACGTCCCTGTGGCTGATTAGAGTTGTTTATTAATGACCCCAAGCTGTCTCTGTGGTATATGGACTAAACAGAGCATTTTCAACTTGTCAGGGAGTTGCTTGAACTGGGGTCGCGGAGACAGTGGAGCTAGAGAGACATGAATAGGTTTGAAGTTATTAACGAGGCAGAAGCAACAGAATTTGGTGAAAGACTAGAAATGGaactaagagaaaagaaagattcaaagataatttttaacatGGATTCGTATCTTGATGGACACGGAGCAGTGGAGGAAAAACGCAGTTTTATTTTGGTGGATAGTTGGTGATCAGGCAGGGAGAATTATGACTTGAGTCTGGAGCATGTGACATTGGAGGTGTCCCTGAAACTCCAAGGGGAGAAGATGGAATGGAGAGTGGCTATTGATGGATTTTGTAGTCCACAGGAGAGTCTGAGCTGGAGGCACCCCGTGGAGAAACTAACCAGGGAATACGCATATGGAAATCTACACCATGGGTGTGAATgtgagcactctgggaggcaggacAGAGTGAGAAGGGAAGGGAGTGTTGCTTCAAGCCTTATCATAGACAATTGTGAggggaaacaaaacagaaaaaagagtcATTTACTATAAAGATCCCTTCAGAAATATAGTTGGCAAGTGAGCATTTTTGCAAAAATGACGTGTTTTATTTGGATGCTCTTATTTACTCTTTTGCATCTTGGGAATTTCCATGAAAGCAGGATGATTTCCTAGAGAGAAGCCATGGCAGAGAGATGGAAAAGCAGCTGGCAGCCACCTTGGGTTCCGGCTTAACCCGAAGTCTCAAGGATTcaagtggtttctgagaaaatGAAGATCCTCTCCTACATGTTAGCATCTCTTGGCTTGCTTTTAATCTGGTTTTAACAGAGATAAGTGAAAATTAGCAAATGTTTTGGGTCAAATATAGTCCATAAGGATGTAAACAAGGAATAGCCCTAGATAACCTTATCATGGAAACTGCAGTAGCAACAACAAGGAAGTGACCACTGGTCATGTGTCCTGGGTcactccctcttcctttccccaAGATGGTACATAAGGGCCTCCCCCAGCAGAAGGAGGCATCGGACCTCCTCACCTCTCCTGAGTCCTCTCTGCTCACTTCACCTGAGTCCTCTCTTGACACCATGGGTTGCTGTGGTTGTGGAAGTTgtggtggctgtggtggtggctgcagtggTGGCTGCGGTGGTGGCTGCGGTGGTGGCTGTGGCAGCTGCACCACCTGCAGGTGCTACCGGGTGGGCTGCTGCTCCAGCTGCTGCCCCTGCTGCCGCGGCTGCTGTGGAGGCTGCTGCAGCACTCCCGCGATCTGCTGTTGCCGCCGCACCTGCGGCTCGTGTGGCTGTGGCTATGGGAAGGGCTGTTGCCAGCAGAAATGCTGCTGCCAGAAGCAATGCTGCTGCTAGGCGGGCCCCCGGCCTCTGGGCAGGGGCTGCAGGTATCTGTCCTGTAGGTAAGACTCCCATCCTTCCCATCCTGTCTGGTCTCCCCCTCCTCTGTGGTCTTGAACtctgttgctgtttttctttgGTGTTTCATGTCTTTCCGTCTGAAAAGCTTCCAAACTAATAGGAACGATCTCATGGAAAAATATGAGAACAGTGCAGCAGCTGTGAAACTGTCCAGGTCACTGACCTCAGGGAAATGAAATCACAGCTCCTCGTGTTTGGTCTGATGGGCATGCTCATGGCTATGCAGCTCCGTCTTAGTTCCACTTTTCCCATCGGCATGCGATGCTTCTTTTGTTTCTTGGCTTTTGTGTTCTTAGTTATCACATAACATTGTCCAAATTTCCTAATAAAATAAACTAAGTGCCCATAAAAACTTCTCTTTTtgcctttcttccacttgatcacaCTGAATTCTGGTTTGTCTGTTCAGAAACTGGagagatattttatcttttttatcttgGAACAAAGCCTTTGAAACACTTATGCcctggctcatccctgtaatcccatcactttgggaggccaaggcaggaaagtccaggagttcaagaccaacctgggcaacatggtgagttcccccgtctctacaaaaaatacaaaaattagccaagtgtggtggtgcgtgcctgtagtctcagctactcgggaggctggggcaggaggatcacttgagcctaggaggttgaggctgcagtgagccgagatcacgccactgcactccagtctgggtgacccaGCAAGACCCTGCccgccgccccccccccccacacacactaaacaataaccaaaaaaaaaaaaaaaaggaaaaagatgaaaaacacttGCTATGGCAGCGATGCAGCAAAGGATCATGTAAGAAGCTGTGGCCGGGCCTCTGGGGACCAGCCCTGCTCAGTGACACATCATGTTGCCTCAGAACACGCCTGCAGTGTGTCTTCCTCCCTGGAGATCCAGGgtccctgtttttgtttttgtttttgttttgagatagagtctcactctgttcctcaggctgtagtgtagtgggatgatctcggctcactgcaacctctgcctcccgggttcaagtgattatcctgcctcagcctcccaagtagctgggactataggcatgagccaccacgcccagctgatttttgtatttttagtacagacaaggtttcgccatgctggccagactggtctcgaactactgacctcaagtgatccacccgcctcagcctcccaaggtgctgggattataggcatgagccacaggacCTGGCCTGGGGCCCCTGTTTTATTGATGTAAGACGACACAGCCCTTCAGTGATAGACCCACATGCCAAGCTCAGGCGTTGCAATCAAGAACAAATATGGAATTTAATGGTGGGGTGAGCTCAGCTGGGTTTCGCCGGGTTTCTTTCATTCATATGTTTcatattcttctttcttcttcttccctttctcctgtgTGTGaggttttcttctcttcctttttttccatacACTGCCACATTTCGTGGAAGACATTTgaaaccttttatttatttat comes from the Pan troglodytes isolate AG18354 chromosome 13, NHGRI_mPanTro3-v2.0_pri, whole genome shotgun sequence genome and includes:
- the LOC129143358 gene encoding small cysteine and glycine repeat-containing protein 3, coding for MGCCGCGSCGGCGGGCGGCGGGCGGGCGSYTTCRCYRVGCCSSCCPCCRGCCGGCCSTPVICCYRRTCHSCGCSCRKGCCQQKCCCQKQCCC
- the LOC129143356 gene encoding small cysteine and glycine repeat-containing protein 9-like — protein: MCPGSLPLPFPKMVHKGLPQQKEASDLLTSPESSLLTSPESSLDTMGCCGCGSCGGCGGGCSGGCGGGCGGGCGSCTTCRCYRVGCCSSCCPCCRGCCGGCCSTPAICCCRRTCGSCGCGYGKGCCQQKCCCQKQCCC